In the genome of Streptomyces lydicus, the window GCGCCCCTTCGTGCCCCCGGCGCCTCTTCGCGCCGCACTCCACGCCACGCTCCTCACCGCACTCCTCGTCGCGCTGCGCACCGCGCGCACCGGCCGCGTCGGCGCAGTGTGGCGTATCACAGACAACACGCGGGTGCTGTGGGAACTTCAACTGTGCTACTCCTCAATGGAGTTGCCGAAGAGCCGAAGGTGCGGGCCGGACGGCGCGCGGACCGCACGGATTGCCTGGTGGGGGCGTCCGGGGCGAGGCCGCCGGCCGGCGTACGGCCTCCGGTTCGGGACGGTCTGCCCGTACGTGGAGAGGGTCGCATGAGCACTGTGCAAGCCATCACGCCCGACCAGGTGGTCGACACCGCCCGGTACCCCCTGTCGCAGCTCGACAGTGCCGAAGGACGGGCCGTGATCACCCGTGCCCGGCGCGAACTCGCGGCGTCCGGCTGCACCGTGCTGCCGGACTTCATCCGTCCGTCGCTCCGCGAGGCGCTGGAAGCGGAGGGCGCGGCCCTCGCGCCCCACGCGCACTACGACGTCGAGACCGTCAACGTCTACAACATCGCGGTGGACCAGGAGCTGCCCGAGGACCACCCCGGCCGCCGGACCTTCCAGCGGGGCAATGCGTTCGTCCCCCGCGACCGCGTCCCCGCGAGCTCCCTCATCGGCAGCCTCTACTCCCACACGGCGTTCCAGGACTTCATCGCCCGCTGCTTCGGACTGCCCCAGCTGCACGAGCTGGCGGACCCGCTCTCCGGGCTGGTCCTCAACGTCGTCGCGCCGGGCATGGAGCATCCCTGGCACTTCGACACCAACGAGTTCACGGTCAGCCTGCTCACCCGCCAGGCACAGGACGGCGGCGTCTTCGAGTACTGCCCCAACATCAGGTCCGCCCGGGACGAGCACTTCGACGACGTCCGCGACGTCCTGGACGGCCGGGGCGAGCGGCTGACCCGGCGCCTCCCGCTGAACCCCGGCGACCTCCAGCTGTTCAAGGGCCGCTATTCGCTGCACCGGGTGAGCCCGGTGCGCGGCGAACTCGCGCGCCACTCCGCGATCTTCGCCTACAGCGAGCGCCCCGGTGTCATCGGGAGCGTGGCCCGCACCCGGCAGCTCTTCGGCCGGGTGCTGCCCGAGCATCTGGCGGCCGAGGGCCGGGCCGTACGGGGCGACCAACTGCTGGATTAGCGGCCGGCTGACGAGGACGCGCCGTCCGGCGAGGACACGCCGGCGCCGTGTGCCACCGCCCGCCCGCGCTCCCCGCAGCGGCGGACACGGTCGGTGACGGCGCGACCATGGACGAGTGACATCACGGCCCAGCGGCCCACGGCCCAGCGGCCCACAGCCCAGAGGCCCACAGGTCCCACAGGTCCCCACGACCGGAATCGAGAGAGCAGAATTGAACACCCGTCAGGAAAGGCCCGCAGACATGACGACCTTCGCCCACGAGGACAGCCTGCCGCGGGTGCCCCTGCCCACACTGGAGGCCAGCGCCGAGCGGTTCCTCGCCTGGTGCGCACCGCTGCTGACCGCCGACGAGCTGGCGGCGACGGAGGCGGAGGTGGCCGCCTTCCTCCGGCCCGGCGGCCCCGGCCGGGCACTGCACGCCGCGCTGGAGGAGTACGACGCCACCGAGGGCGTCCACAGCTGGCTCGACACCTTCTGGCCGTACCGCTACCTGGGCCGCAGGGACCGGATCGCGCTCAACGCCAACTTCTTCTTCCTCTTCCAGGACGCCGCACCCCGGCAGTCGCAGGTGGAGCGGGCCGCCGGGCTCATCGCCGGAGCCGTCGACTACAAGCGGCAGCTCGATGCGGAACTCATCCCTCCCGTGGTGCAGCGCGGCGCACCCCAGTCGATGATCCAGAACAGGTACCTGTTCTCCGCCACCCGCATCCCCGGCGCACAGCAGGACACCGTCCGCAGCCCCTACACCGACGCCTGGCCGGGCCCGTCCCGCGCCCGCCACATCGTGGTCTTCTTCCGCGGCAACATGTTCCGGATGGAGGTGCTCGGCGCCGACGGCGTCCCGCACAGCCTCGACGACCTCGAAGCGGGACTGCGCGCCGTCCAGAAGGCCGGCGCCGAACCGGCCCCCGAGGGCACCTCGGTGGGCCACCTCACCACCATGGCCCGCGCCGAGTGGGCCGCGGCCCGGGAGTCCCTGCGCGCCGGCCACCCCCGCAACGCGGACGCCCTCGACGACATCGAGACCGCCCTGTTCTGCGTCTGCCTGGAGGACTTCGCCCCCGAGGACACCCAGCAGGCCTGCGACCAGCTGCTCTACGGCGACCGCGGCAACCGCTGGTTCGACAAGGCCGTCTCGCTGATCGTCTTCGCGGACGGCCGGGCGGGCATCAACGTCGAGCACTGCGAGCTGGACGGCACCACCATCCTCAGCTTCACCGACGCCCTGCTCAGCACCCCCGCCGAGGAACACTCCCGCCGCTCCGGCGCCCGCCCCCAGGGGCTCCCCTCCCTGGAACCGGTCGTCTTCGAGCTGGACGACACCCTCCGAGGCCAGGTGCGCTCCGCCGCCGAGGCGTTCGCGGCGTACGGGGAGAACACCGCGACCCGGACCGTCTCCTTCGACGACTTCGGCAGCACCACCGCCAAGGCCCTGGGCTCCTCCCCGGACGCCTTCGTCCAGCTCGCCTACCAGCTCGCCCACCAGCGCGCCAAGGGGCACCTCGGCGCCACCTACGAGTCGATCGCCACCCGCCAGTGGCGGCGCGGCCGTACCGAGGCGATGCGGGTGGTCACCCCGGAGATCCAGGCGTTCGTCGGCGCGATGGAGGACCCGGCGGCCGACGCGGACACCCGCCGGGCCGCCTTCCGCGCCGCCGCCGCCCGGCACGTCGCCCGCGCCAAGGAGTGCCAGGCCGGCGACGCGCCCGAGCAGCACCTGTGGGAGCTGGAACTGATCCAGCGCCGCCGCGGAACGGAACTCGGCGTGACCGAGCAGCCCGCCCTCTACCGCACGCCCGGCTGGCTGACGATGCGCGACGACTACCTGAGCACCAGCTCGGCCCCGTCCGCCAACATCCAGTACTTCGGCTTCGGCTCCACCAGCAGCCGCTGCATCGGCGTCGCCTACGTCCTCCTGCCCGACCGCTTCCACCTCTACCTGAGCACGCCACTGGCCGTGGCCGACCAGATGCACACCTTCGCCGACCGCCTCCGTGAGGCGGTGACGGAACTGCGCGAGCTGCTGGCGCCGGGGGAGGGCGAGGCCTGACCGCTCGCGCCACCGGATGGCGGCAGGCCGCTCGGGGGCCTGGCCCCCGACCGGCCTGCCGCCGTCCTCCCTGCCCGGCTCCTGGTTTGGCCCTCCCGCTCACTTCAGCAATCGGGACATCCGCCGATCGGCGAGAACCTTGCCCCCGGTCTGGCAGGTCGGGCAGTACTGCATCGACGCATCACTGAATGACACCTCACGGATGGTGTCCCCGCACACCGGACAGGCCTCCCCCTTCCGCCCGTGCACCCGCAGCCCGCTCTTCTTCTCTGCCTTGAGGTCCTTGAGCGCCAGCCCCCGCGCCCGCTCGACCGCCTCCCGGAGCGTCCTGCCGATCGCCTCGTAGATCCGCGCCACCTCGTCCTCCGAGAGCCTGGCAGCCAGCTTGAAAGGCGACATCCGCGCCGCATGCAAAATCTCGTCCGAGTACGCGTTCCCGATCCCGGCAAGCACGCTCTGGTCCCGCAGCACCCCTTTGATCTGCCGGCTTTCCCCCGCCAGCAGCCCCGCGAACGCCTCCACGGTGAACCCTTCGGAAAGCGGATCGGGCCCGAGCCGCGCCACCCCCGACACCTCCAGCACATCCCGCACCACATACACCGCAAGATGCTTCTGACTCCCGGCCTCGGTCACCTCGAACCCCGCACCATCGCCGGGATCACCGAGCCGCACCCGCAACGCCAACGGCCCCTTGCCTGGCCGCGGCGGCACCTCCGGCAGCCGGTCACTCCACCGCACCCACCCCGCCCGGCCGAGGTGCATGACCAGATGCAGCCCCCCGACCCCAAAATCAAGAAACTTCCCGCGCCGCTCCACCCCCTCGAACACCCGCCCTTCGAGCGCGCTGAGCGGCGGGTCATAGGTCTTCAGCGCATGCACCGCAACCGCATACACCCGGGCAACGGACCGACCAACCAACCGCTCACCCAAAAACCGCGACAGCGACTCAACCTCTGGCAACTCAGGCATATCGCCATTTTGCCGCGTAATGATGGAATCGGAGCGGCGGGGAGCCGGGCCGGGCTGCTGCTCGTCGAGTGTTTCCTCAGCCGAAAGTGCCGGCCAGGTAGGCGTTGCGGGTCCTGATGAGGCGGGGCATGTACCGGCCCAGAAGGATTCCGTCGACGATGCGCCCGACCGGCCCCAGCGGCGAGGCGAAGTCGATGACGTCCCTCATCACAGTGCCACCGGCACCGTCCGGCTCGAAGTGATGGACGTGATGCCATCGCTTGAAGGGCCCGGACTCCTGCTCGTCCACGAACCGTCGGGGCCGGTCGTATGCAGTGATACGGGCCTTGAGGCGCCAGGTTATGCCGAAATGCCGAGCCTGAAAGGTCACCGTGTCCCCGAGCGACAACTCGCCGCCGGTCTTGCCGTCCACCGCCCGCTCCGACGACGAGGCCATCGAGCGGGTATGCGCCCGCACATCCAGACACACCGCGAACACCTGCTCCGGGGGCGCGGCAACGACTGTCACGACCTCGAAATGCGGCACCCTCTCACCCTAATGGTCCATCTGTAGACCCTGATCCGGCTGGCGGGGCTGCGACCATGATGAGGGACCGATATCGGATCGCATGCGACGGTCGTCAACTGGCACGCTGCCTGCATGGATCATCCAGAAGTACTGCTCATCGGTGGGCGGGCCGGGGTTGGCAAGACGACGGTGGGGTGGGAGGTTTCGGCGCTGCTGCGTGCCGCGACCGTTCCCCACGCGGTCATCGATGGTGACTTCATGGGGCAGGTGCACCCGGCGCCCGAGGGGGACTCTGATCGCTCGCAGGTCACCGAAAGCAATCTGCGGGCAGTGTGGGCGAACTTCTCTCACCGCGGTTACCGCCGCCTGATCTATACGAACACGCTGAGTGTGCTGCCCGAAGCGACGGGCATGTTTGAGCGCGCTATGGGGGACGGGGTGCGGATCGTTCGAGTTCTGCTCACCGCCTCGGATGCCACCGCCCGCGAGCGGTTGCTGGGCCGGGAGCTCGGCTCGGAGCTGGAGAAGGAACTGCAAGGCAGCGTCCGCAAGGCACATCTCCTGGATGAGAGGGCTCCTGCTGGGACGGCGCGCGTGATGACGGACAGTCGGCTCGTGGCGGACATCGCACGGGAGGTGGTGGCCGCCACTGGCTGGACCGGTCCTGATGCCGTCGGCGGATCGTGAAGCGCATGGGCGGGCTGGTCCGGAAGGTGGCCACCACTGATCGGCC includes:
- a CDS encoding HalD/BesD family halogenase, with amino-acid sequence MSTVQAITPDQVVDTARYPLSQLDSAEGRAVITRARRELAASGCTVLPDFIRPSLREALEAEGAALAPHAHYDVETVNVYNIAVDQELPEDHPGRRTFQRGNAFVPRDRVPASSLIGSLYSHTAFQDFIARCFGLPQLHELADPLSGLVLNVVAPGMEHPWHFDTNEFTVSLLTRQAQDGGVFEYCPNIRSARDEHFDDVRDVLDGRGERLTRRLPLNPGDLQLFKGRYSLHRVSPVRGELARHSAIFAYSERPGVIGSVARTRQLFGRVLPEHLAAEGRAVRGDQLLD
- a CDS encoding choline/carnitine O-acyltransferase; this translates as MTTFAHEDSLPRVPLPTLEASAERFLAWCAPLLTADELAATEAEVAAFLRPGGPGRALHAALEEYDATEGVHSWLDTFWPYRYLGRRDRIALNANFFFLFQDAAPRQSQVERAAGLIAGAVDYKRQLDAELIPPVVQRGAPQSMIQNRYLFSATRIPGAQQDTVRSPYTDAWPGPSRARHIVVFFRGNMFRMEVLGADGVPHSLDDLEAGLRAVQKAGAEPAPEGTSVGHLTTMARAEWAAARESLRAGHPRNADALDDIETALFCVCLEDFAPEDTQQACDQLLYGDRGNRWFDKAVSLIVFADGRAGINVEHCELDGTTILSFTDALLSTPAEEHSRRSGARPQGLPSLEPVVFELDDTLRGQVRSAAEAFAAYGENTATRTVSFDDFGSTTAKALGSSPDAFVQLAYQLAHQRAKGHLGATYESIATRQWRRGRTEAMRVVTPEIQAFVGAMEDPAADADTRRAAFRAAAARHVARAKECQAGDAPEQHLWELELIQRRRGTELGVTEQPALYRTPGWLTMRDDYLSTSSAPSANIQYFGFGSTSSRCIGVAYVLLPDRFHLYLSTPLAVADQMHTFADRLREAVTELRELLAPGEGEA
- a CDS encoding Fpg/Nei family DNA glycosylase, yielding MPELPEVESLSRFLGERLVGRSVARVYAVAVHALKTYDPPLSALEGRVFEGVERRGKFLDFGVGGLHLVMHLGRAGWVRWSDRLPEVPPRPGKGPLALRVRLGDPGDGAGFEVTEAGSQKHLAVYVVRDVLEVSGVARLGPDPLSEGFTVEAFAGLLAGESRQIKGVLRDQSVLAGIGNAYSDEILHAARMSPFKLAARLSEDEVARIYEAIGRTLREAVERARGLALKDLKAEKKSGLRVHGRKGEACPVCGDTIREVSFSDASMQYCPTCQTGGKVLADRRMSRLLK
- a CDS encoding SRPBCC family protein, producing MPHFEVVTVVAAPPEQVFAVCLDVRAHTRSMASSSERAVDGKTGGELSLGDTVTFQARHFGITWRLKARITAYDRPRRFVDEQESGPFKRWHHVHHFEPDGAGGTVMRDVIDFASPLGPVGRIVDGILLGRYMPRLIRTRNAYLAGTFG
- a CDS encoding zeta toxin family protein — its product is MDHPEVLLIGGRAGVGKTTVGWEVSALLRAATVPHAVIDGDFMGQVHPAPEGDSDRSQVTESNLRAVWANFSHRGYRRLIYTNTLSVLPEATGMFERAMGDGVRIVRVLLTASDATARERLLGRELGSELEKELQGSVRKAHLLDERAPAGTARVMTDSRLVADIAREVVAATGWTGPDAVGGS